In a genomic window of Lacrimispora sp. BS-2:
- the hemB gene encoding porphobilinogen synthase, with product MDLIYRPRRLRASDTLRKMVRETRVSKESLIYPLFVVDGKEIVEEIPSMEGQYRYSVDRLPQIMDRLVKAGVEKILLFGIPAHKDACGSQAYDEEGIVQRAIRFIREHYPMVYIVTDVCMCEYTSHGHCGILDGESVDNDKTLEYLNMIALSHVKAGAHMVAPSDMMDGRIGSMRQALDEAGFVNVPIMAYSAKYSSAFYGPFREAAGSAPSFGDRKSYQMDYHNRKEALREVELDVAEGADIVMVKPALSYLDIIREVADRHDLPVAAYSVSGEYAMIKAASKAGFIDEEKIICESAVSIYRAGADILITYYAIELARFMDEGKIG from the coding sequence ATGGATTTGATATACAGACCCAGAAGATTAAGAGCATCAGATACCTTGAGAAAGATGGTACGGGAAACCAGAGTTTCAAAGGAATCTCTTATTTATCCTCTGTTTGTGGTGGATGGAAAAGAAATTGTGGAAGAAATCCCTTCCATGGAAGGCCAATACCGCTACAGCGTGGACCGGCTCCCTCAGATTATGGACCGGCTGGTAAAGGCCGGTGTGGAAAAAATCCTTTTGTTTGGAATCCCGGCTCATAAAGACGCCTGTGGAAGCCAGGCATATGATGAAGAGGGAATCGTACAGCGCGCCATCCGCTTTATCAGGGAACATTATCCTATGGTATACATTGTTACGGATGTGTGCATGTGTGAATATACATCCCATGGACACTGTGGAATCCTTGACGGAGAATCGGTTGATAATGACAAGACCCTGGAATATTTGAACATGATAGCCCTATCCCATGTAAAAGCAGGAGCTCATATGGTGGCCCCTTCCGACATGATGGATGGCAGGATCGGTTCCATGAGACAGGCCCTTGATGAGGCAGGCTTTGTGAATGTGCCGATCATGGCTTATTCAGCCAAATATTCCTCCGCATTTTACGGACCATTCAGGGAGGCCGCCGGGTCTGCCCCGTCTTTTGGAGACCGGAAAAGCTATCAGATGGATTACCATAACAGGAAAGAAGCGTTAAGGGAAGTGGAGTTAGATGTGGCGGAAGGTGCTGACATCGTAATGGTAAAGCCTGCTCTTTCTTATCTGGATATCATAAGGGAAGTGGCGGACCGCCATGACCTTCCTGTGGCAGCATACAGCGTAAGCGGTGAATATGCCATGATAAAAGCGGCTTCCAAAGCCGGTTTTATTGACGAAGAAAAGATTATATGCGAGTCGGCGGTGAGTATATACCGTGCAGGCGCGGATATCCTTATTACATATTACGCAATAGAGCTTGCCCGTTTTATGGACGAGGGAAAAATCGGCTGA
- a CDS encoding P1 family peptidase: protein MLSIRILKESALETAFTAAAEATEEAVLNSLAMAKTTTSCKGNVVHSLTDLWLSKGQP, encoded by the coding sequence CTGCTTTCCATCCGCATTCTAAAAGAAAGTGCTCTGGAGACGGCTTTCACGGCTGCGGCAGAAGCGACGGAGGAAGCGGTCCTCAATTCTCTTGCCATGGCAAAAACAACCACAAGCTGCAAAGGTAATGTGGTACATTCCCTGACGGACCTGTGGCTTTCTAAAGGGCAGCCTTAA
- the leuS gene encoding leucine--tRNA ligase has product MAASYNHSAIEKRWRENWAKNPINVDDGKKEKYYCLDMFPYPSGSGLHVGHWRGYVISDVWSRYQILKGHYVIHPMGWDAFGLPAENYAIKMGVHPAKSTAENVANIKRQINEIAAVYDWDMEVNTTDPGFYKWTQWIFVQMFKKGLAYEKEFPINWCPSCKTGLANEEVVNGCCERCGTSVTKKNLRQWMLKITAYADRLLNDLDKLDWPEKVKKMQSEWIGKSYGAEVDFKVDGREESITVYTTRPDTLYGATFMVLAPEHALAAGLATLENKEAVEKYIYDASMKSNVDRLQDKEKTGVFTGSYAVNPLSGAKVPIWLSDYVLADYGTGAIMCVPAHDDRDFEFATKFNIPIIQVISKDGKEIENMTEAYTDASGTMINSGEWNGMESSILKKEAPAMIESRGLGKKTVNFKLRDWVFSRQRYWGEPIPIIHCPHCGNVPVPEDQLPLTLPEVESYQPTGTGESPLADIEEWVNTTCPVCGAPAKRETNTMPQWAGSSWYFLRYVDSQNENELVSKEKAKKYLPVDMYIGGVEHAVLHLLYSRFYTKFLNDIGVVDFDEPFTKLFNQGMINGKNGIKMSKSKGNVVSPDDLVRDYGCDALRMYELFVGPPELDAEWDDRGIEGVSRFLHRFWNLVVESSNKDVEATREMLRLRSKLIFDIEQRFNQFNLNTVISGFMEYNNKLIDLAKKTGGIDKETLKAFVVLVAPFAPHIGEELWQQLGGVTSVFHAQWPECDEEAMKDDEIEVAVQVNGKTRAVVKLPAGVSKEEAIEAGKALIPDKITGTIVKEIYVPGRIVNIVCK; this is encoded by the coding sequence ATGGCAGCATCCTACAACCACAGCGCCATTGAGAAAAGGTGGCGTGAGAACTGGGCAAAGAACCCCATCAATGTTGACGATGGGAAGAAAGAGAAATACTACTGTCTGGATATGTTCCCATATCCGTCAGGCAGCGGCCTTCATGTAGGCCACTGGAGAGGTTACGTAATCTCCGATGTGTGGAGCAGATATCAGATTTTAAAGGGACATTATGTGATTCATCCCATGGGTTGGGATGCCTTCGGCCTTCCTGCAGAGAATTACGCCATCAAAATGGGAGTTCATCCTGCAAAATCAACAGCGGAAAACGTAGCGAACATCAAGCGTCAGATCAATGAGATCGCAGCCGTCTATGACTGGGATATGGAAGTTAACACCACGGATCCCGGGTTTTATAAATGGACCCAGTGGATTTTTGTTCAGATGTTTAAAAAGGGACTGGCCTATGAGAAGGAATTCCCTATCAACTGGTGCCCATCCTGTAAGACAGGACTTGCAAACGAAGAAGTGGTAAACGGCTGCTGTGAGCGCTGCGGAACCAGTGTTACAAAGAAAAATTTAAGACAGTGGATGTTAAAAATTACTGCTTATGCAGACCGTCTGTTAAATGATCTGGATAAGCTTGACTGGCCGGAAAAGGTCAAGAAGATGCAGTCGGAATGGATTGGAAAATCCTATGGAGCCGAGGTCGATTTTAAGGTGGACGGAAGAGAAGAGAGCATCACAGTCTATACCACCAGACCTGATACCTTATACGGGGCTACCTTTATGGTACTTGCGCCGGAGCACGCTCTTGCCGCTGGCCTCGCTACCCTTGAAAATAAAGAAGCCGTTGAGAAATATATCTACGATGCTTCCATGAAATCAAACGTGGACCGCCTTCAGGATAAGGAAAAGACCGGCGTATTCACCGGCAGCTATGCGGTAAATCCTTTAAGCGGTGCCAAGGTACCCATCTGGCTGTCCGATTATGTGCTTGCTGATTACGGTACCGGTGCCATCATGTGCGTGCCGGCCCATGATGACAGGGACTTTGAGTTTGCGACGAAGTTCAACATTCCTATTATCCAGGTTATCTCAAAGGATGGCAAGGAAATCGAAAACATGACAGAAGCCTACACGGATGCCAGCGGAACCATGATCAATTCCGGTGAGTGGAACGGAATGGAATCCTCCATCCTTAAAAAAGAGGCTCCTGCAATGATCGAGTCAAGAGGCCTTGGAAAGAAAACCGTAAACTTTAAGCTTCGTGACTGGGTATTTTCCAGACAGCGCTACTGGGGAGAGCCTATTCCTATTATCCACTGTCCGCACTGCGGCAACGTACCGGTTCCGGAAGACCAGCTTCCTCTTACCCTTCCGGAAGTAGAAAGCTACCAGCCTACCGGTACGGGAGAATCTCCACTGGCAGATATTGAGGAATGGGTGAATACCACATGTCCGGTGTGCGGCGCTCCTGCTAAGAGAGAGACCAACACCATGCCTCAGTGGGCCGGTTCCTCCTGGTATTTCCTCCGCTATGTGGACAGCCAAAACGAAAATGAACTGGTATCCAAGGAAAAAGCGAAAAAGTATCTTCCCGTGGATATGTATATCGGCGGCGTGGAGCATGCTGTACTTCATCTTCTGTATTCCCGTTTCTATACCAAGTTTTTAAACGACATCGGTGTGGTAGACTTTGATGAGCCATTTACCAAGCTGTTCAATCAGGGTATGATCAACGGAAAAAATGGAATCAAAATGAGCAAGTCAAAGGGAAATGTGGTATCTCCCGATGATCTGGTGCGTGACTATGGCTGCGATGCTCTCCGTATGTATGAGCTCTTCGTAGGGCCGCCGGAGTTAGATGCAGAGTGGGATGACAGAGGAATCGAAGGCGTCAGCCGTTTCTTACACCGCTTCTGGAATCTGGTTGTGGAAAGCAGCAATAAGGATGTGGAAGCTACCAGGGAAATGCTTCGTCTGCGCAGCAAGCTGATTTTTGATATTGAACAGCGTTTCAACCAGTTTAACTTAAATACGGTAATTTCTGGATTCATGGAATATAACAATAAACTGATCGATCTGGCTAAAAAGACCGGCGGCATTGACAAAGAAACTTTAAAGGCTTTTGTGGTTTTGGTTGCGCCTTTTGCTCCTCATATTGGCGAGGAGCTGTGGCAGCAGCTTGGCGGCGTGACTTCCGTATTCCACGCACAGTGGCCGGAATGCGATGAAGAGGCCATGAAGGATGATGAGATCGAGGTTGCAGTCCAGGTAAACGGAAAGACCAGAGCAGTGGTAAAGCTTCCTGCAGGCGTATCAAAGGAAGAGGCCATTGAAGCAGGTAAGGCTTTGATCCCGGATAAGATAACCGGAACGATTGTTAAGGAAATCTATGTTCCTGGAAGAATTGTGAATATTGTTTGCAAATAA
- a CDS encoding PHP domain-containing protein — translation MKFVDLHVHSNASDGTFTPSEVVTLAAEKGLAAIALTDHDTIDGLLEAQAAAAGLPIEIIPGIELSCVYQGEEIHILGIYVDPTDREFISETDALKEIRKKRNEEMIRRFQNAGISITLDEVMAGNPDTVITRAHFARILFEKGYVKNMDQAFKKYLDHSGPYCPRKEKITPEHAMKILTRCKASPVLAHPYQYHLGDKRTEELVRYLKDLGLHGLEVYHSSNNQYESGKLRKLARLYDLFPTGGSDFHGSNKPDISLGVGRGGLRVTALLLDDIKRIRREKGL, via the coding sequence ATGAAATTTGTCGATTTGCATGTTCATTCCAATGCTTCGGATGGCACGTTCACTCCCTCTGAAGTAGTAACCCTGGCCGCAGAAAAGGGACTTGCGGCCATTGCACTGACCGATCACGATACCATTGACGGTCTTTTAGAAGCACAGGCTGCCGCCGCCGGACTTCCAATTGAAATCATTCCTGGAATTGAACTCTCCTGTGTGTACCAGGGAGAAGAAATTCACATTCTGGGGATTTATGTCGATCCCACGGACCGGGAATTTATCTCTGAAACGGATGCTCTTAAAGAAATTCGAAAAAAAAGGAATGAAGAAATGATACGCCGCTTCCAAAATGCCGGCATTTCCATCACATTAGACGAGGTAATGGCAGGAAATCCTGACACTGTCATAACCCGTGCCCATTTTGCCCGGATCCTTTTTGAAAAGGGCTACGTAAAGAACATGGACCAGGCATTTAAAAAATATCTGGACCACAGTGGTCCTTACTGTCCCCGGAAAGAGAAAATCACCCCGGAGCACGCCATGAAAATCCTTACCCGATGTAAGGCTTCCCCTGTTTTGGCCCATCCATACCAGTATCACCTGGGTGATAAAAGGACGGAGGAGCTGGTCCGCTATTTAAAGGACTTAGGGCTTCACGGTCTGGAGGTCTACCACTCTTCCAACAATCAGTATGAAAGCGGTAAATTAAGAAAACTGGCAAGGCTTTACGACCTTTTTCCCACAGGCGGCTCTGATTTTCATGGGAGCAACAAGCCTGATATCAGCTTAGGAGTCGGACGGGGAGGCCTTCGGGTAACCGCGCTTCTTCTTGACGACATTAAAAGGATACGGCGGGAGAAGGGTCTTTGA
- a CDS encoding alanyl-tRNA editing protein produces the protein MEKLYYNRPYVKTFEAEVTGCRQGKDSLFEVLLDRTAFYPEGGGQPADIGTLGEAAVLDVRERPEGIVHITDKPLKAGSRVTGIIDWERRFCNMQNHSGEHLLSGIVHKNYGLDNVGFHMGKDEVTVDFNGILTMEQIEAAETQVNELIWRNIPVLESYPSKEELLTIDYRSKKELTGQVRLIEFPGGDVCACCGTHVMTAGEIGILKVTGMIHYKGGVRVTMLCGRMALEDYRKKQKAVSGISVLLSAKPDHLLEAVDRLKEEGQKKDGRIGQLSKELLERKAEDYPEQDAPLLVFERDLSPVQLRQFCTMLYEGGKGSVVLACSGDEGVFQYALGSGQKDMRVLSKALNGRLNGRGGGSSLMAQGTFQALQKDIRQAFEEES, from the coding sequence ATGGAAAAATTATATTATAACAGACCTTATGTTAAAACATTTGAAGCGGAGGTAACTGGCTGCAGGCAGGGAAAGGACAGTTTATTTGAAGTGCTTTTGGACCGGACAGCCTTCTACCCTGAGGGCGGCGGCCAGCCGGCTGATATAGGAACTCTTGGGGAGGCGGCAGTCCTTGATGTCAGGGAAAGGCCGGAAGGCATTGTCCATATTACGGATAAGCCATTAAAGGCGGGCAGCAGGGTGACTGGAATCATAGACTGGGAGAGAAGGTTCTGCAACATGCAGAATCATTCCGGAGAGCACTTATTGTCGGGAATCGTACATAAGAATTATGGCCTTGATAACGTAGGGTTTCACATGGGAAAGGATGAGGTGACCGTTGATTTTAACGGAATCCTGACCATGGAACAGATAGAAGCGGCAGAAACACAAGTGAATGAACTCATCTGGCGGAATATTCCGGTTCTTGAATCTTATCCGTCAAAGGAGGAGCTTTTAACCATCGATTACCGGAGCAAAAAGGAATTGACCGGACAAGTCCGGCTGATTGAATTCCCGGGAGGTGATGTGTGTGCCTGCTGTGGAACTCACGTGATGACTGCAGGAGAAATCGGCATTCTGAAAGTGACCGGGATGATTCATTATAAGGGCGGTGTCAGGGTGACCATGCTGTGTGGAAGGATGGCTCTGGAAGATTACCGCAAAAAACAGAAGGCAGTGTCCGGAATTTCCGTCCTGCTGTCGGCAAAACCGGATCATCTCCTGGAGGCAGTTGACAGATTGAAAGAAGAAGGGCAGAAAAAGGATGGAAGAATCGGACAGCTTTCCAAAGAACTTTTAGAAAGAAAGGCCGAAGATTATCCCGAACAGGATGCGCCTCTTCTGGTTTTTGAACGTGACTTATCCCCGGTACAGCTGAGACAGTTTTGCACGATGCTGTATGAAGGAGGGAAGGGAAGCGTTGTTTTGGCATGTTCCGGAGATGAGGGTGTCTTTCAGTATGCACTTGGAAGCGGTCAGAAGGACATGAGAGTGTTGAGCAAAGCATTAAATGGAAGATTAAATGGCCGGGGAGGTGGAAGCTCCCTGATGGCCCAGGGCACCTTTCAGGCCTTACAGAAAGATATCAGACAAGCTTTTGAAGAGGAGTCATAA
- a CDS encoding AI-2E family transporter, giving the protein MEFNDSTIKKIRGLIVFAVIVVVAGWNYRSLFALAMKMVGFISPFLLGGVMAFILNVPMRRIEQLLPVRKDNKIRRPLSLCLTLVFVIGLLLLVIFVVLPQLIDTAISLQNSIPAFLAGIKEEAERLFVQNPEITDYINSIEIDWKSFLEKVVGFLSAGAGSVLSSTVSAALSIISGMTAFLIALVFAIYILLQKETLSRQIQKLMKAFLPEEVSLRTLEILTLVSETFSHFLTGQCMEAVILGSMFFLTLTAFGLPYGILIGVLIAFTALIPMFGAFIGCAIGAFLMLMVRPLDAFIFLIIFFVLQQVEGNFIYPHVVGNSVGLPSIWVLVAVTIGGSAMGIVGMLIFIPLCSVVYAILREIVNKRLEKQKKSKNKK; this is encoded by the coding sequence ATGGAATTTAATGACAGTACAATTAAAAAAATACGGGGCCTGATCGTATTTGCCGTAATCGTTGTGGTGGCAGGCTGGAATTATCGCAGCCTGTTTGCCCTGGCGATGAAGATGGTGGGATTTATCTCGCCCTTTCTTTTGGGAGGCGTTATGGCTTTTATCCTCAATGTGCCGATGCGCAGGATCGAACAATTGCTGCCGGTAAGGAAAGATAACAAAATCCGCAGGCCATTAAGCCTTTGCCTTACCCTTGTGTTTGTAATTGGACTCCTGCTGCTTGTTATTTTTGTTGTGTTGCCTCAGCTTATTGATACCGCTATAAGCCTGCAAAACAGCATTCCGGCGTTTCTTGCAGGTATTAAAGAGGAAGCGGAGAGGTTGTTTGTCCAGAACCCTGAAATCACGGATTATATCAACAGCATTGAGATTGACTGGAAATCCTTTCTGGAAAAGGTGGTTGGATTTTTATCCGCCGGAGCGGGTTCGGTACTTTCTTCCACCGTGTCGGCCGCTCTTTCCATTATCAGTGGGATGACCGCCTTTTTAATCGCCCTGGTCTTTGCCATTTATATTCTTCTTCAGAAGGAAACTCTTTCACGGCAGATACAAAAGCTGATGAAGGCATTTCTTCCGGAAGAGGTATCCTTGCGGACGCTTGAGATATTAACGCTGGTTTCTGAAACCTTTTCCCATTTCCTTACGGGACAGTGCATGGAAGCAGTCATTCTTGGGAGTATGTTTTTTTTGACCCTGACGGCCTTTGGCCTTCCATATGGGATACTTATCGGCGTTTTGATTGCATTTACAGCCCTGATCCCGATGTTCGGAGCATTTATCGGCTGTGCCATCGGGGCGTTTTTAATGCTGATGGTAAGGCCATTGGATGCATTTATTTTTTTAATCATCTTCTTTGTGCTTCAGCAGGTGGAAGGAAACTTTATCTACCCTCATGTAGTGGGAAATTCCGTGGGACTTCCATCCATCTGGGTCCTGGTTGCAGTCACCATCGGCGGCAGCGCCATGGGAATTGTGGGAATGCTGATTTTTATTCCTCTCTGTTCCGTGGTGTATGCCATTCTCCGGGAAATCGTGAATAAAAGGCTGGAAAAGCAGAAGAAGTCTAAAAACAAAAAATAA
- a CDS encoding VanW family protein produces the protein MNQIDNRQKGGGRAYSSRNGSGKSASENSRRTGQAYRTGGSYQQRRGKRRKKGPQYNITKILLGIILAVIAFICVMAAVKLIGGHKAKETEVNPTTVSEPELQKEVKVDGITITGMSREEARAAIEEKYPWEMKVTYHEDQYELKNLLDKKIDPLLEEIYSGEPKESYTLDFDGLDEDVQAEVKAIAGKWDVAAKNGSISGFDKDTGKFVYSGEKNGVVIDQDKLASDILTQLKAKNFQAVIQVDGKAVAPKITEAQAKEMYKVIGTYSTTTTANSARNKNIELASNALNGLILQPGEEFSFNKATGERSPAKGYRPAGAYLNGELVEEPGGGVCQVSSTLYNAVVFAGLSTTERHAHSYEPSYVTPGEDAMVSYGGPDMKFVNNSSTAVAIRSSFADRKLKISIVGIPILEEGVTLSMTSKKTAELDAPAPVYEEDQTLQPTEEKIVKAETKGSRWVTNLVTKKNGVVVSDEFFHNSTYRGKPATIKRNKSGVVIPPTNPESSAPESSGAGSQGNTETTAPHNEETTGNSGGAQGPGEKPGTPETQPTQPQGPSSTTEAAGGEGGQNVIPPNPFN, from the coding sequence ATGAATCAAATAGATAACAGACAAAAAGGTGGGGGAAGAGCCTATTCTTCCCGGAATGGAAGCGGCAAAAGTGCATCGGAAAATAGCCGCAGGACTGGACAGGCCTACAGAACAGGCGGCTCCTATCAGCAAAGGCGGGGAAAGAGAAGAAAAAAAGGGCCTCAGTATAACATCACAAAGATACTTTTGGGAATCATTTTGGCTGTTATTGCTTTTATCTGTGTTATGGCGGCTGTTAAGCTTATTGGAGGCCATAAGGCAAAGGAGACGGAGGTAAATCCCACAACCGTTTCAGAGCCGGAATTACAGAAAGAAGTTAAAGTGGATGGAATCACCATCACCGGCATGTCCAGGGAAGAAGCCCGGGCTGCCATTGAAGAGAAGTACCCATGGGAGATGAAGGTCACCTATCATGAAGACCAGTACGAACTTAAGAATCTGCTGGACAAAAAGATAGACCCCCTGCTTGAAGAGATCTATTCAGGGGAACCAAAGGAAAGCTATACACTCGATTTTGACGGACTGGATGAGGACGTTCAGGCAGAGGTAAAAGCCATTGCAGGAAAATGGGATGTTGCAGCCAAGAACGGTTCTATATCAGGATTTGACAAAGATACCGGGAAATTTGTTTATTCCGGAGAGAAGAACGGAGTAGTGATTGATCAGGATAAGCTGGCATCAGACATTTTAACCCAGCTTAAGGCTAAGAATTTCCAGGCAGTTATCCAGGTGGATGGAAAGGCAGTTGCCCCTAAGATAACCGAGGCCCAGGCAAAGGAAATGTATAAGGTCATAGGCACTTATTCAACAACCACCACGGCTAACAGTGCCAGGAATAAGAATATTGAACTGGCTTCCAACGCTTTAAACGGCCTGATTTTGCAGCCGGGAGAAGAGTTTTCCTTCAATAAAGCCACAGGGGAGCGTTCTCCTGCAAAGGGATACCGTCCGGCAGGCGCATATTTGAACGGAGAATTAGTAGAAGAGCCAGGCGGAGGCGTATGCCAGGTGTCCTCCACATTATATAATGCGGTGGTGTTTGCAGGTCTTTCGACGACTGAGCGCCATGCCCACAGCTACGAGCCTTCTTATGTAACACCAGGTGAGGATGCCATGGTAAGCTACGGCGGACCTGATATGAAGTTCGTCAATAATTCTTCCACTGCCGTAGCCATCAGGAGCAGCTTTGCCGACCGGAAGCTGAAAATCTCCATTGTGGGAATTCCGATTCTGGAGGAAGGCGTTACATTATCCATGACATCGAAGAAAACAGCGGAGTTAGATGCTCCGGCACCAGTCTACGAGGAAGACCAGACGCTTCAGCCTACTGAAGAAAAAATCGTTAAGGCGGAGACAAAGGGAAGCCGTTGGGTCACCAACCTGGTTACCAAGAAGAATGGCGTTGTGGTAAGTGATGAGTTTTTCCATAACAGTACGTACCGTGGAAAACCGGCGACCATCAAGCGGAACAAGTCAGGAGTGGTCATTCCGCCCACAAATCCGGAAAGTTCCGCCCCTGAAAGCAGTGGGGCAGGTTCCCAGGGAAATACAGAGACCACTGCACCTCACAATGAAGAGACAACCGGGAATTCCGGCGGGGCTCAGGGACCGGGTGAAAAGCCGGGAACACCGGAAACCCAGCCTACCCAGCCTCAGGGACCATCTTCTACCACAGAAGCAGCTGGCGGTGAGGGTGGCCAGAATGTCATTCCTCCCAACCCTTTTAATTAA
- a CDS encoding flavodoxin family protein produces MKILVLNGSPKSKSSNTMYLTRAFLEGAQWEDAEIIDVAKANIKSCLGCFACWSKTPGMCVINDDMSEILAKMISADVIIWSFPLYYFGVPGDLKNLIDRQLPLNLPFMAEGNESGNHPARVDLTHQKHLVISTCGFWTQKGNYDAVIAMFDHLCGKGTYTSILCGQGELFHFQELKDRTDAYLDIVRRAGAEYAAGGIRSGTQAELTEPLYPRDVFEKMADASWGISKNDDTGTEDDSLNFTIQMSALYRPDGVERVLEFYYTDIDKTYQIMLTKQGAEVITDGFKPYTTRIETPYSLWRSISRGEISGQDALFKRLYKILGDFNLMIKWNELFGTPPSKSTSKIPQRKTNMMTFLLPWIVIWTTIAINPTIGAAAGIVAAASVTLLWFVFQPVIYEQISIPIVTGLSLAVLFGADTRLVVSGSYLIFGLIWIIGAFPKIPLTAYYSAAHYGNENAFSNPLFMRTNRILTAAWGGLYVITPIWTYILMGTDYSSYIGLINSALPAFMGAFTAWFQKWYPARWARG; encoded by the coding sequence ATGAAAATTTTAGTTTTGAATGGTTCTCCCAAAAGTAAAAGCAGCAATACCATGTACCTTACCCGTGCATTTTTAGAGGGAGCCCAATGGGAAGATGCAGAGATTATTGACGTAGCAAAAGCCAACATAAAGAGCTGCCTGGGATGCTTTGCCTGTTGGAGTAAAACACCGGGAATGTGTGTCATAAACGACGATATGAGTGAAATTCTCGCCAAAATGATTTCAGCCGATGTGATCATCTGGTCTTTTCCGCTGTATTATTTCGGCGTTCCCGGCGATTTAAAAAATCTCATTGACCGGCAATTGCCACTGAATTTACCTTTCATGGCTGAGGGAAATGAAAGCGGAAATCATCCGGCAAGGGTTGATTTGACCCATCAAAAACACCTTGTTATTTCAACTTGCGGCTTTTGGACTCAAAAAGGTAATTATGACGCCGTTATAGCCATGTTTGACCACTTATGCGGCAAAGGCACCTATACGTCAATTCTTTGCGGGCAGGGAGAACTGTTTCATTTTCAGGAATTAAAAGACCGCACGGATGCGTATCTGGATATCGTCCGCCGTGCCGGGGCGGAATATGCCGCCGGTGGAATCCGTTCCGGGACACAGGCAGAGCTTACGGAACCTTTATATCCCCGGGATGTGTTTGAAAAAATGGCTGATGCCTCCTGGGGTATTTCTAAAAATGATGATACTGGTACGGAAGATGACAGCTTAAATTTTACGATTCAGATGTCGGCTCTATATAGACCGGACGGCGTGGAACGTGTACTGGAGTTTTATTATACCGACATTGATAAAACCTATCAGATCATGCTGACAAAACAAGGGGCCGAGGTCATAACGGACGGTTTCAAACCTTATACCACAAGGATTGAAACGCCGTATTCCCTCTGGCGTTCTATCTCCCGGGGTGAAATTTCCGGACAGGATGCGTTATTTAAACGGCTTTATAAAATACTCGGCGATTTTAATCTCATGATTAAGTGGAATGAGTTGTTTGGTACACCGCCATCAAAATCAACCAGCAAAATACCGCAGCGCAAAACCAACATGATGACCTTTCTCCTACCCTGGATTGTCATTTGGACAACAATAGCCATAAATCCCACGATCGGTGCTGCAGCCGGCATTGTCGCGGCTGCGTCTGTGACCTTATTATGGTTTGTGTTTCAGCCTGTTATCTATGAGCAAATCAGCATCCCGATTGTAACCGGACTTTCGCTGGCAGTCTTATTCGGCGCAGATACGAGGCTGGTCGTTTCCGGCAGCTATTTGATATTCGGATTGATATGGATCATCGGTGCTTTTCCCAAAATACCACTGACCGCCTATTACAGCGCAGCGCACTATGGCAATGAAAACGCATTTTCAAATCCGCTGTTCATGAGAACAAACCGCATTTTGACCGCTGCCTGGGGAGGCTTATATGTAATTACTCCGATTTGGACCTATATTCTGATGGGTACTGATTACTCATCTTATATCGGTTTAATCAATTCCGCTTTGCCTGCGTTTATGGGTGCTTTTACCGCATGGTTCCAGAAATGGTATCCGGCGCGGTGGGCGAGAGGATAA
- a CDS encoding PadR family transcriptional regulator, with protein MSLKHGLLGLLNYGSMTGYELDKAFKDSLSFFWQAKNSQIYRELDAMERCGWLTSERVIQNQKPNKRVYSITDSGKEELGNWLSSPESDIADAMRIRSAFLMRVFFAGETDIDQSLEMLRTYRKQCMESSKEMSAAHDIISEYGAIVGDERKSKYWEIVALYGDVFFDAGLNWADKAIAMLEEMKR; from the coding sequence ATGTCACTGAAGCATGGTCTGCTTGGATTGCTGAATTATGGCTCAATGACGGGCTATGAGCTGGATAAGGCATTTAAGGATTCTCTTTCGTTTTTCTGGCAGGCAAAGAACAGCCAGATTTACCGTGAACTGGATGCCATGGAGCGTTGCGGCTGGCTGACCAGCGAGCGTGTGATCCAGAACCAAAAGCCGAACAAACGGGTGTATAGCATAACAGACAGCGGAAAAGAGGAACTTGGCAACTGGCTGTCCTCGCCGGAATCGGATATTGCCGACGCAATGCGTATAAGAAGTGCATTTCTGATGCGCGTATTCTTCGCTGGAGAGACAGATATCGATCAATCATTGGAAATGCTCCGCACCTATCGCAAACAATGTATGGAAAGCAGCAAGGAAATGAGCGCCGCCCATGATATAATCTCTGAATATGGAGCAATTGTCGGCGACGAACGAAAATCAAAATATTGGGAAATAGTAGCGCTTTACGGAGATGTGTTTTTCGACGCCGGACTTAACTGGGCAGACAAGGCGATTGCTATGTTAGAGGAGATGAAACGATGA